The Galactobacillus timonensis genome has a segment encoding these proteins:
- the pglZ gene encoding BREX-1 system phosphatase PglZ type A: MAELNLKQITDRLNEEFASISGHRKLVFWYDDRAEFLEDIDSMELENAKIRKLQENHQFEMKYFLERQDTETNYLIYAPFPKPDVKQNHLEDILLYSKRFYADRASLLMVDLHMSEDLKPVVEKHISFFANKDRTKRFYDLEIEHYTRENFLIGMMSAICRTRICSLDEVLRVLLTENNLAESKYLEEFQKYDLLSDFWTLISQEYGYADPEPTLQKLVVTLFVTYAERYITDSVPESWKPFLSSKPGNDIAFLDSLMNSVLYRKRYDELSGYVANGLHVSETLKGYAPEALAGCDSFAVIDEILLKWVRDRLQNEDIGAKLGDLDIPALSEKRKKMHFGSRYLHAWEMLTCAYYVVQSAHFQPADGFKNIISQYQKDGYKVDQNYRFFYYHLDHLENGSAFEDLRVLVENIYTNDFLGRLLPKWNAGMMEKDAQRVIPLQRNFYTNNVGSQNDRVVVIISDAMRYEVGQELFTRLADDPKSTVSIKPMLSTVPSYTRLGMSALLPHQKLELSDDGQELVDGNYCIDLASREKVLQSRQPESCCVQFDAVKNLNTTDFRKIFTGMRVVYVYHDQIDVRGEHTEDEVFNACKEAVEEIQAFILKVHNSANTHHFIVTSDHGFIYKRNKVQESDKIGGMSGNPIVKRRYVVSHQPVQEDGVCSLSLGYILGNDDDKIVSFPVGTNVFKTQGSGGQNYVHGGSSPEEMLVPVVEVKMEKGKAETTPAQIMLVSLMHKITNLITTLDFIQTEPVSDVVKPATYKVCFIDDKGQTISNEAMIVADKRDTESAKRVFRLKFTFKNQKYDRNAQYYLVAIDTVSGMEAFRHSITMDLAFADDFGFGL, translated from the coding sequence ATGGCAGAACTGAATTTAAAACAGATTACAGATCGGTTGAATGAGGAATTTGCATCCATCTCCGGCCATCGGAAGCTGGTCTTCTGGTATGACGATCGAGCAGAGTTTCTGGAAGATATTGATTCCATGGAACTGGAGAACGCGAAGATCCGAAAGCTACAGGAAAACCATCAGTTTGAGATGAAGTACTTTCTGGAGCGACAGGATACGGAGACAAATTATCTGATCTATGCACCGTTTCCAAAACCAGATGTGAAGCAGAATCATCTGGAGGATATCCTGCTGTATTCCAAGCGGTTCTATGCTGACCGTGCTTCATTACTCATGGTGGATCTTCATATGAGTGAGGATCTGAAGCCAGTTGTGGAGAAGCATATCTCCTTCTTTGCCAATAAGGACCGCACAAAGCGATTCTATGATCTGGAGATTGAACACTACACGAGAGAGAACTTCCTAATCGGTATGATGAGCGCCATATGCCGGACCCGGATCTGTTCCCTCGATGAAGTGTTGCGGGTATTGCTGACAGAGAATAACCTTGCAGAAAGCAAATATCTGGAGGAATTTCAGAAATATGATCTTCTTTCCGATTTCTGGACGCTGATTAGCCAGGAATACGGATATGCCGATCCGGAACCGACGCTGCAGAAACTGGTAGTGACGCTGTTTGTGACATATGCGGAACGGTATATCACGGATTCGGTTCCGGAGTCATGGAAACCGTTCCTTTCCTCCAAGCCGGGCAATGATATCGCCTTTCTGGACAGCCTGATGAACAGTGTGCTCTACCGGAAGAGATATGATGAGTTGTCCGGTTATGTGGCGAATGGCCTGCATGTCTCTGAGACACTGAAGGGTTATGCGCCGGAAGCTTTGGCCGGTTGCGACAGCTTTGCAGTGATTGACGAGATCCTGCTTAAATGGGTGAGAGACCGCCTGCAGAATGAAGATATCGGTGCAAAGCTCGGTGACCTTGACATTCCGGCTCTCTCTGAGAAGCGGAAGAAGATGCATTTCGGATCCCGGTATCTGCATGCCTGGGAGATGCTTACCTGTGCTTATTATGTTGTACAATCTGCTCATTTCCAGCCTGCGGATGGGTTTAAGAACATCATCAGTCAGTACCAGAAAGACGGATACAAGGTCGATCAGAACTACCGGTTCTTCTACTACCATTTGGATCATCTAGAGAACGGTTCGGCTTTCGAGGATCTGCGGGTTCTTGTCGAGAATATCTACACCAATGATTTCCTTGGCAGGCTTCTTCCGAAGTGGAATGCCGGCATGATGGAGAAAGATGCGCAGCGGGTGATCCCTCTGCAACGGAATTTCTATACGAATAATGTCGGTAGTCAGAATGACCGTGTGGTGGTCATCATTTCCGATGCGATGCGCTATGAGGTGGGACAGGAACTCTTTACCCGGTTAGCAGATGATCCGAAGAGCACAGTATCCATTAAGCCGATGCTCAGCACGGTGCCGTCCTACACACGGCTTGGAATGTCGGCTCTACTTCCGCATCAGAAGTTAGAGTTAAGTGATGACGGGCAGGAACTGGTCGACGGGAATTACTGTATCGATCTTGCTTCCCGTGAGAAGGTACTGCAATCCCGACAGCCGGAGAGCTGCTGCGTGCAGTTTGATGCAGTGAAAAACCTGAATACGACGGACTTCCGGAAGATCTTTACCGGCATGCGGGTGGTCTATGTTTATCATGATCAGATCGATGTCAGAGGCGAACATACAGAAGACGAGGTATTCAATGCATGTAAAGAAGCTGTGGAGGAGATTCAGGCATTTATCCTGAAGGTTCATAACAGTGCGAATACGCATCACTTCATCGTGACTTCAGATCATGGATTTATCTACAAGCGGAATAAGGTGCAGGAGAGTGACAAGATCGGCGGCATGAGCGGTAATCCGATCGTGAAGCGAAGATATGTCGTTTCCCATCAGCCGGTACAGGAAGACGGCGTCTGCAGTCTGTCGTTGGGCTATATCCTTGGCAATGATGATGACAAGATCGTTTCCTTCCCGGTCGGGACCAATGTGTTCAAGACGCAGGGAAGCGGCGGTCAGAACTATGTGCACGGCGGATCTTCTCCGGAAGAGATGCTGGTACCGGTCGTTGAAGTGAAGATGGAGAAAGGCAAGGCAGAAACGACACCTGCACAGATCATGCTGGTTAGTCTCATGCATAAGATTACAAACCTGATTACAACACTGGATTTCATCCAGACAGAACCGGTCAGCGACGTGGTGAAGCCCGCAACCTATAAAGTTTGCTTCATCGATGACAAGGGACAGACGATCTCCAATGAGGCGATGATCGTCGCAGACAAGCGGGATACGGAATCCGCAAAGCGTGTATTCCGTCTGAAGTTTACATTCAAGAATCAGAAATACGATCGCAACGCACAGTATTATCTCGTTGCTATTGATACAGTGAGCGGTATGGAAGCATTCCGCCATTCGATCACCATGGATCTTGCCTTTGCTGATGACTTCGGCTTCGGACTCTGA
- a CDS encoding ATP-binding protein translates to MTKEELLKGESENVEFKVQRPADSSKYLKTVVAFANGKGGTLVFGIDDKTHEVTGIDKENVFREMDAITESISDSCEPTIVPDVYLQTIDDKSIIVVEISAGRQRPYYLKSKGITEGVYVRVAGTTRHADRDMSAEMYYEDEGRSFDMAVRKDLTVSDEEINALSHSMKEVALQNARTEAAKQQVRDVTKNQLLSWGLLAETEDGIIRPTNGYIYLTGQDTFYSMIQCGMFKGTTRAVFVDKREYTGPLWKQVEDAFQFVLRNIHLGSRLNGIYREDIYELPPDSIRELIINAVMNTSFLSSSHIQVAIYDDRLEITSPGGLMPGVTIERMKEGFSKIRNKALAHAFLYMNMIEEWGSGIPKLIREMQEQELQEPEFIDMETAFRVNLYRTKNSDAETVEPKNETAETENETVGTNHETVETVNETDRTDLGTKEPSVSLSDAEKNALSVLAEHPDMTQKELAEVLGVSLSTVKRMLPALQKKGVLARIGGDRYGKWKVL, encoded by the coding sequence ATGACGAAAGAAGAATTGTTAAAGGGCGAGTCTGAAAATGTCGAATTCAAGGTGCAGCGCCCGGCGGACAGCAGCAAATACCTGAAGACGGTGGTTGCATTTGCCAATGGAAAAGGCGGCACATTGGTCTTTGGAATAGACGACAAGACTCATGAAGTAACCGGGATTGATAAAGAGAATGTATTCCGGGAGATGGACGCGATCACAGAGTCGATTTCGGACAGCTGTGAACCGACGATTGTTCCGGATGTTTATCTGCAGACGATTGATGATAAATCCATCATTGTAGTTGAAATCAGTGCCGGACGGCAGCGTCCGTACTATCTGAAGAGCAAAGGCATCACAGAAGGTGTCTATGTTCGTGTCGCAGGAACGACCCGTCACGCGGATCGTGACATGTCCGCAGAGATGTATTACGAAGATGAAGGCCGTTCCTTTGACATGGCGGTTCGCAAGGATCTGACAGTTTCCGATGAAGAGATCAATGCGCTCTCCCATAGTATGAAAGAAGTGGCCCTGCAGAATGCAAGAACGGAAGCCGCAAAACAGCAGGTTCGCGATGTGACAAAGAATCAGCTGCTGAGCTGGGGGCTGCTTGCGGAGACGGAAGACGGCATCATACGTCCAACCAACGGCTATATCTATCTGACAGGGCAGGATACATTCTATTCCATGATCCAGTGCGGCATGTTCAAGGGAACGACCCGAGCGGTCTTCGTAGATAAGCGGGAATACACAGGCCCACTGTGGAAACAGGTGGAAGATGCCTTTCAGTTTGTACTTCGGAATATTCATCTGGGAAGCAGACTCAACGGGATTTACCGGGAAGATATCTATGAGCTTCCACCCGACAGCATCCGGGAGCTGATCATTAATGCCGTGATGAATACAAGTTTCCTGTCCTCCTCACATATTCAGGTAGCGATTTACGATGACAGGCTGGAGATCACTTCGCCTGGTGGTTTGATGCCGGGTGTGACAATCGAGCGGATGAAGGAAGGATTTTCCAAGATCCGCAACAAGGCGCTTGCGCATGCATTTCTCTATATGAACATGATCGAGGAGTGGGGAAGCGGTATTCCGAAACTGATCCGGGAAATGCAGGAACAGGAGTTGCAGGAACCGGAATTCATCGATATGGAAACGGCATTTCGTGTGAACCTGTACCGTACAAAGAACTCTGACGCTGAGACTGTAGAACCCAAAAATGAGACTGCAGAGACTGAGAACGAGACTGTAGGCACAAATCATGAGACTGTAGAGACTGTCAATGAGACTGATAGGACGGACTTGGGAACGAAAGAACCGTCTGTTTCTCTGTCAGATGCGGAAAAGAATGCTCTCTCCGTGCTTGCAGAGCATCCTGATATGACACAGAAAGAACTGGCAGAGGTACTTGGAGTATCTCTTTCAACGGTCAAACGAATGCTTCCGGCGCTGCAGAAGAAGGGTGTACTGGCAAGGATCGGCGGCGACCGTTATGGGAAGTGGAAGGTGCTTTGA
- the pglX gene encoding BREX-1 system adenine-specific DNA-methyltransferase PglX, giving the protein MNKTAIKNFATWARKKLIADITYKASLMGITNQGIKSALPQSMPGEEAYDIGTKEPYVISGDAVRQRAHLARLINDRAKGSDYQAAFNSVVEEVAYTWFNRLIAIRFMEVNDYMPDHIRVLSSENGSKLEPDMVTTPFDTELEFTEKEKQQIIQLKNDNAVDELFQILFIKECNSLNQYLPRLFEKTSDYTELLLNVSVTDKDGVVYHLVHDIEEQDFDINNIGEDGRPTGQVEIIGWLYQYYNAELKDETFALLKKNKKITKERIPSATQLFTPDWIVRYMVENSLGRVWLNGHPNDELKKNWIYYIDEAKQEPEVEAKLAEEREEYKKLKPEDLTLMDPSMGSGHILVYGFDVLMQIYTSVGYSERDAAQSILKNNLYGLDIDERAFQLAYFAVMMKGRQYDRRILTRGIEPHVYAIEESNDINREHLKFLGNLQDEETRKKNQKDLVRLLDQFHDAKIYGSIIKVENYDFDSLREYVHETETDRQLSLETFGLLDTVEELNKIIDVSELLEKKYLVTITNPPYMGRKGMNSKISEFLDLNYQNGKMDLFAAFILRLRIFTQANGLLSMMSPFVWLTMGSYEKFREEVASLNSIVCYCQPHPSSFSDAAVSICTLVLRKGLLSYNGSFIKISDVKDPQRQAEVVKLVASGDDKKHLFVSNMKTFKLLPGYRYLFWPSKHMLSILANSENLGSVCATKQGMATTNNDLFLRLWYEVEIDRINFNCKSEEETVSDKYKWYPFNKGGGFQKWYGNNDYVVNFQDKGKAVCEYIDNSTSSRVKSNGRVINRQYYFKKCITWSDICGQTFAARACSEGFIFSIKGASGFTVDSNYFYVLALLNSYIGVELLNMINPSVTTNVGDVSLIPFTMSGEYKSRIDSLASENVHLCVLNWDSVETSWNFKRHPLIAYNLSGLISDSFSDWKEVSNQRFTALKKNEEELNSIFINIYGLQDELSPNESDAEVTVRKADFSRDIRSLISYAVGCMFGRYSLDVDGLAYAGGDWDASKYSTFMPDADNVIPITDEEYLDDDIVGLLIQWLKKVYGEDTLEENLDFIAKALGNKGNTSREIIRNYFLTDFFKDHCQTYSVTGSGKRPIYWLYDSGKQNGFKALIYMHRYNEDTTGVVRVKYLHRMEQIYTNEIDRMQDMMDHSKSAHDVSVASKRKEKLQKQLKECRDYDEKIAHLALDRIAIDLDDGVKVNYRKVQTGSDGKFYEVLADSKNIMSKQ; this is encoded by the coding sequence ATGAATAAGACAGCGATCAAAAACTTTGCAACATGGGCAAGAAAGAAGCTTATTGCAGATATTACCTATAAAGCCAGTCTGATGGGAATTACGAATCAGGGGATCAAGTCTGCCCTTCCGCAGTCCATGCCGGGAGAAGAAGCATATGACATCGGCACGAAGGAGCCGTATGTGATCTCCGGGGATGCTGTACGACAGAGAGCGCATCTTGCCAGGCTGATCAATGACCGGGCAAAAGGTTCTGATTATCAGGCTGCTTTTAACAGTGTGGTGGAAGAAGTCGCTTATACATGGTTCAACCGTCTGATCGCCATCCGGTTTATGGAGGTCAATGACTACATGCCGGATCATATCCGCGTGCTGTCTTCCGAGAACGGATCCAAGCTGGAACCGGATATGGTGACTACACCGTTTGATACAGAACTGGAATTTACAGAAAAAGAGAAACAGCAGATCATCCAGCTGAAAAATGACAACGCGGTCGATGAACTGTTCCAGATCCTTTTCATCAAGGAATGCAATTCTCTGAACCAGTACCTACCGCGGCTGTTTGAGAAGACTTCAGATTATACAGAGCTCTTGCTCAATGTTTCCGTCACGGATAAAGATGGTGTCGTCTATCATCTCGTCCATGACATCGAGGAACAGGACTTCGATATCAATAACATCGGTGAAGACGGCAGGCCGACCGGACAGGTGGAGATCATCGGCTGGCTGTATCAGTACTACAATGCCGAGCTGAAAGATGAGACCTTTGCGCTTCTGAAGAAGAATAAAAAGATCACGAAGGAACGGATCCCGTCTGCAACGCAGCTCTTCACCCCGGACTGGATCGTCCGTTATATGGTAGAGAACTCTCTGGGCAGAGTCTGGCTGAATGGCCATCCGAACGATGAACTGAAGAAGAACTGGATCTATTACATCGATGAAGCCAAGCAGGAACCAGAAGTAGAAGCAAAGCTTGCCGAAGAGCGGGAAGAGTATAAAAAGCTGAAACCGGAAGATCTGACACTCATGGATCCCTCTATGGGCAGCGGCCATATCCTAGTCTACGGATTTGATGTATTGATGCAGATCTATACCTCTGTCGGTTATTCCGAGCGGGATGCGGCACAGTCTATCCTAAAGAACAATCTCTATGGTCTAGATATCGACGAGCGTGCTTTTCAGCTGGCGTATTTTGCCGTCATGATGAAAGGCAGGCAATATGACCGGCGTATTCTGACCAGAGGAATTGAACCGCATGTCTATGCCATCGAGGAGAGCAATGACATCAATCGTGAGCATCTGAAATTCCTGGGCAATCTGCAGGATGAAGAGACTCGGAAGAAAAATCAGAAGGATTTAGTGCGTCTGCTGGATCAGTTCCATGATGCGAAGATCTATGGTTCCATAATCAAGGTGGAAAACTATGACTTTGATTCGCTGAGAGAATATGTACATGAAACCGAAACTGATAGACAGTTATCGTTGGAAACATTTGGCTTATTGGATACGGTAGAAGAACTTAATAAAATTATCGATGTTTCGGAACTATTAGAGAAGAAATATTTGGTAACTATCACGAATCCGCCATATATGGGAAGAAAAGGGATGAATTCAAAGATTTCAGAATTCCTTGATTTAAATTACCAAAATGGAAAGATGGATTTGTTTGCTGCATTCATCCTTCGATTACGTATCTTTACGCAAGCAAATGGTTTGCTTTCAATGATGAGTCCATTTGTGTGGCTAACAATGGGATCATATGAAAAATTTCGAGAAGAAGTAGCATCTTTAAATTCAATTGTTTGTTATTGTCAGCCACATCCTAGTTCGTTTTCTGATGCAGCTGTCTCTATTTGTACTCTTGTTTTGCGCAAGGGATTACTAAGCTATAATGGCAGTTTTATTAAAATATCGGATGTAAAAGATCCCCAAAGACAAGCCGAGGTAGTGAAATTAGTGGCTTCGGGCGATGATAAAAAACATCTATTCGTATCAAATATGAAAACATTTAAGCTGCTTCCAGGGTATAGATATTTATTCTGGCCAAGTAAACATATGTTATCTATATTAGCAAATTCTGAAAATTTAGGATCGGTATGTGCCACGAAACAGGGAATGGCAACAACTAATAATGATCTATTTCTTAGACTTTGGTACGAAGTAGAAATTGATAGAATTAACTTTAACTGTAAATCTGAAGAAGAAACAGTATCTGATAAATATAAATGGTATCCTTTCAATAAAGGTGGAGGATTTCAAAAGTGGTATGGCAATAATGATTATGTGGTGAATTTTCAGGATAAGGGAAAGGCCGTATGTGAATACATTGACAATTCTACCAGTTCTAGAGTCAAATCTAACGGCAGAGTAATTAATAGACAATATTATTTTAAAAAGTGTATTACATGGTCTGATATCTGCGGACAAACTTTTGCAGCGAGAGCGTGCAGTGAAGGCTTCATTTTTAGTATTAAAGGTGCAAGTGGTTTTACTGTGGACAGTAATTATTTTTATGTGTTAGCTCTTCTAAATAGCTATATAGGGGTAGAATTGCTCAACATGATAAATCCATCAGTCACAACTAACGTAGGTGACGTAAGCCTAATACCATTTACAATGTCTGGTGAATATAAAAGCAGGATAGATTCATTGGCCAGTGAAAATGTCCATTTATGCGTTTTGAATTGGGATTCTGTTGAAACATCATGGAATTTTAAACGTCATCCCTTGATTGCTTACAATTTGTCAGGCTTGATTTCAGATTCATTTTCTGATTGGAAGGAAGTTAGTAATCAACGGTTTACAGCATTAAAAAAGAACGAAGAGGAACTCAATAGTATTTTTATTAACATCTATGGGCTTCAAGACGAACTTTCGCCGAATGAATCAGATGCAGAAGTAACCGTTAGGAAAGCAGATTTTTCTCGTGACATTCGCTCCTTGATTTCCTACGCTGTAGGTTGCATGTTCGGCCGCTATTCTCTTGATGTTGACGGTCTTGCATATGCTGGTGGGGACTGGGATGCCAGCAAGTATTCCACTTTCATGCCGGATGCTGACAACGTGATCCCGATCACAGATGAAGAGTATCTGGATGACGATATTGTAGGTCTGCTGATCCAGTGGCTGAAGAAGGTGTACGGGGAAGATACGCTGGAGGAGAATCTCGACTTCATTGCCAAAGCACTGGGCAACAAGGGCAATACCAGTCGTGAGATCATCCGGAATTATTTCCTGACGGATTTCTTCAAGGATCATTGTCAGACATATTCTGTAACGGGATCCGGGAAACGACCGATTTATTGGCTCTATGATTCCGGAAAGCAGAACGGGTTCAAGGCTTTGATTTACATGCATCGGTACAATGAAGATACGACCGGTGTCGTTCGCGTGAAGTATCTGCACCGCATGGAGCAGATTTATACGAATGAGATCGACCGGATGCAGGACATGATGGACCACAGCAAGTCCGCGCATGATGTATCGGTTGCTTCCAAGCGGAAGGAGAAGCTGCAGAAGCAGCTGAAGGAATGCCGGGATTACGACGAAAAGATCGCACATCTGGCATTGGATCGGATCGCGATCGATCTCGATGACGGTGTGAAGGTCAATTACCGTAAAGTCCAGACCGGCAGCGACGGCAAGTTCTATGAAGTTCTTGCGGATTCGAAGAACATCATGAGCAAACAGTAG